The following DNA comes from Deltaproteobacteria bacterium.
CGCGTGCGTGGGCGGCTGCCGGGCGCGCCGCGCACCGTCCGCGGCTCGCCCGGCGGCGCACGCGAACGGGAGGCGGCGCGGGCGACCGCGCGGGGCTCGCCGTGGTACGGTCGGCGGCCCGATGGAGCTTCGCACGCTGACCGTCCTCGACTCGCTCCAGCCCCAGCTCACCGGCTTTTTGCAGACGGTGTCGCAGGGGTTCATGCCGCTCGAATACCAGGCGTCGCTGTTCCTCGAGATTGCGCCCGGGATCGCGATCAACCGGCTCACCGACGTGGCGCTCAAGGCGACCCGCGTGCAGCCCGGCATGCAGATCGTCGAGCGCGCCTACGGGTTGCTAGAGGTGCACGACGCCGACCAGGGCGAAGTGCGCGCGGCGGCCGCCGCCATCCTCGACAGCGCCGGGATGTCCGAACAGGACCGCCTCCGGCCGCGCGTCGTCTCGTCGCAGATCATCACCGGGCTCGACGGCCACCAGGCGCAGCTCATCAATCGAATGCGCCACGGCGACATGATCGCCGCGGGCCAGGCGCTGTACATCCTCGAGGTGCATCCGGCCGGCTACGCGGCGCTGGCCGCCAACGAGGCCGAAAAAGCATCTCCGGTCCAGCTGCTCGAAGTGCGCACGTTTGGCGCGTTCGGGCGGCTGTGGATGGGCGGCGGAGAGGCCGAGATCGCCGAGGCGGCGCGCGCCGCCGAGAGCGCCCTTGCGGATGTGACCGGCAGGGACAACACTGAGTCCACATGAAATCGACCGTTCGCTGCACGCGCGGGCTCGCCGGTGGCGAGTCACACGCCGCCCGCGCGGTCGTGCGGCGGCTTGGGCCGGCGGCGCCGCCGGCCGGCAGGGACCGCGTCCTGCAGCGACCCACGACGTACGGAGCCAAATGACCGAACCTGCACTGCGCACGACGCTCCCCCGCGCGCCGTTTTCGCCGGGAGGTGACCACGAGATCGACGCACGCATCGCGGAGAAGTTGCTCGCGATCGCGCTGCGCGACGGCGGCGACTACGCGGACCTGTACTTCGAGTACCGAATCGGCGCCGACTACGTGCTCGAGGACGAACGCATCAAGACCGTCGGGCGCGGCGTATCGGTCGGCCTCGGTGTTCGCGTCGTCAAGGGCGACGCCACGGGGTATGCGTACACCGAGGATCTGTCCTTCGACCGCATGGCGCAGGCGGCGCGGACCGCCGGCCAGATCGCGGCGGGCGGCGGCTCGCACCGCACCTTCCGCATCGAGGCGTTCGCGGTGCCGAACCGCTACTCGGTGCAATCCCTGTCGCTCGAGGCGCCGCCCGCGGACAAGCTGGCGCTGTTGCGCGCGGCCGACCGCGCGGCGCGCGCCTACGACCCGCGGATCGTCAAGGTCGATGTGTCGTTCGTCGAGCAGCTCAAGGAGATTCTCGTCGTCACGTCCGACGGGCGAATGACGCGCGACGTGTTGCCGATGGTTCGCTTCGGCGTCCATACGGTTGCGGAGGAGGGGAGCAAGCGGCAGTCGGGCCGGTCGGGCGGTGGCGGGCGGTACGGACTCGAATACTTCGACGCGCCCAACCACACTCCCGAATGGCACGGCCGCGAAGCCGCCCGCATCGCGATCGCCATGCTCGACGCGCGCGATGCGCCGGCGGGCGAGTTCGAGGTCGTCCTCGGGCCGGCCGATTCGGGCATCCTGTTGCACGAGGCGGTCGGCCACGGTCTCGAGGCCGACTTCAACCGGAAGAAGACATCCAACTACTCTGACGCCATCGGCCAGCAGGTCGCGTCGCCGCTGTGCACCGTGGTCGACGACGGCACGATCGACCACGCGCGCGGTTCGATCAACGTGGACGACGAGGGCAACGCCAGCCGATCCAACGTGCTGATCGAAAACGGCGTGCTCGTCGGGTACATGCACGACCGCATCTCGGCGCGGCACTTCGGGGTCGACCCGACCGGCAACGGCCGCCGCCAGTCGTTTCGCCACATGCCGCTGCCACGGATGACGAACACCAGCTTGTTGCCGGGGGAACACTCGCCCGAGGAGATCCTGCGGTCGGTCAAGTTCGGAGTGTACGCCAAGCGCTTCTCCGGCGGGCAGGTCAACATCTCGAACGGCGACTTCGTGTTCTCGCTCACCGAGGGCTACTTGATCGAGGACGGCCGACTCACCGCGCCGCTGAAGGGCGTCAACCTGATCGGCAACGGTCCCGACGCTCTGCGCAAGGTCACGATGGTCGGCAACGACTACGAGCTGTCGGACGGCATGTGGACGTGCGGCAAGGACGGCCAGTCGGTCCCCGTCGGCGTCGGTACGCCGACCGTCAAGATCAGCAAGATCACCGTCGGCGGAACGCAAACCGGCTGACCGCGACGCGGAGCATTCATGACGACACGACGACGTACGCCGCGGCGGGACCTCACCGCCGAACTTTCGGACATCGCGCAGCGCGTGGTCGACCTGGCGCGGCGCGCTGGCGCGGACGACGCAGAGGTGCTGGTGCGCGACGGCGCCGAACTCACCGTCAAGGTTCGGCTCGGCGAGCCGGAACTGGTGCAACAGGCCGGCAGCCGCGCGCTCGGCCTGCGGGTCTTCAAGGACCGCCGCGCGGCCACGACCTACACGTCCGATCTGCGCCCCGACGCGCTCGCCGCATTCACGCGGGACACGGTCGCATTGGCCGAGCTGTCGGAACCGGACGACCTCAACCGGCTGCCGGACCCGGGCGAGCTGGCTCGTGACGTGCCCGACCTCGAGCTGTTCGACCCGTCGGCCACGGCGATCGACGCCGCAGAAGCGCTGCGCCGCGCGAAGGCCGCGGAGAAGGCGGCGTTCGCGTACGACCGCCGGGTGACCAACAGCGACGGCGCCACCTGGTCGCGCAACGTCGGCGCCGTGGCGTTTGCGACGTCGGGCGGGTTTTGCGGCGCGTACCGCGGCAGCTACGCGTCGCTGTACGTCGAGCCCGTGTGCGACGACGAGGGCGGCAAGAAGCGCAACGGGTATTGGTGGACCGCGAGCCGGTTCGTCGCCCAACTCGACGACCCGGAGTATGTCGGGACCGTGGCGGCGCAGCGCACGGTGGCCCAGCTCGGCGCGCGCAAGGTGGACACCTGCGAGGTGCCGGTCGTGTTCGAACCCGAGGCCGGACGCGCGATCCCGGGGTTGTTGTTCTCGGTCGCCAACGGCGCGGCGTTCTACCGCAAGGCGAGCTACCTGATCGGCCGCGAAGGGACGCCGGTCGCGTCGCCGCTGGTCACGATCGTCGACGACCCGCTCATTCCGCGGGCACCCGGCTCACGACCGTTCGACGGCGACGGGTTGCCGACGCGCCGCAACACGATCGTCCGCGACGGTGTGCTCGACACGGTGCTGTGCGACGTCTACAGCGCGCGAAAGCTCGGCCGAGCATCGACCGGCTCGGCGGGGCGCGGCGTCGGCGGCAATCCGGCTCCGACCACGAGCAACCTGATTCTGTGCGCCGGCGAGGGCGACCGCGACACCATCGTCGCCGCCACGGACCGCGGTCTGTACGTCACGTCGATGATGGGGTTCGGGTTCAACCCGGTCACGGGCGACTTCTCCCGCGGCGCCGCGGGATTCTGGATCGAAGGCGGGGAGATCGCGTTCCCGGTGGCCGAGGTGACGATTTCGGCCAACTTCGACGACCTGCTGCGCCGTATCGATCGAGTGGGGGCGGACGTGGACACGCGCTCGTCGACGCAGGTCCCGACGTTCCGCGTGTCGCACATGACGGTAGCGGGCAAGTAGCGGACCGACGGCGGTCAGAACGTGACCACCACGGCGTTGTTGGACTCGTCCGCTTCGGCGATCGCGTCGTCGGAGTCGACACGGGCGGTCACGGCGAAGCTGCGGTCGCAGCCGGGGTCGCCGAGCAATCCGCATGTGATGTCGCCCGTGACGGCGCACGCACCGGGGCCCGGCACGGCGAACGCGGCGGGCGTCGCGTAGGCCTGCTCGGGCGCCGCCAGCTCGACCCGAAATCGGCCGGGCGCGGTGGCGTCTCCGTCGTTGCAGAACTCCACGCGGTAGGCCGTCGTCGTGCGCGTGACGCCGCGGACGATCAGGTCGGGCAGGGGCGGGGCGCCGTCGCGCCATGCGGCGTCGGGCGAGGCGTCGGGCGGCGGCGCGTCCGGCGGAGGCGGGGGGGCGTCGGGCGGTGCCGCGGCGTCCGGCGGCGGCGGGGGCGCATCGGCGCGCGCCGGACCGGCGTCCGCGCTGGGTCCGGTTCCGTCGCCGCACGCGGCGATCGCCGCGGCCATGGCGACGGCGACCCGGCGGCGTGCAGGGTTCATCGCCGCCAGCTTATCGCGACCCCGACAGCGGAGCCAGGCGGGCGAGCAGCGCGTCGTGAGCGACGCCGTTGGACGCGATGAACCCGAGCGCATGGGCATCCTGATCGGGGCTGTAGCGCAGCGGCCGGCCGAGCGGGTCGCTGAACCGGCCGCCGGCGAGCCGGACGATCGCTTCCGGGGCGCACGTGTCCCACGTCTTGGCGCGCGGCGCGAGATAGACGAATGCGTCGCGCAGGTCGGCGGCGATCTGGACGAGTCGGAGCGCGAGGGAGCCGAACCGCGGGCCGGTCGTGCGCACCTGCGCTACGTCGGCTACCGTCGAACAGACGAGAGGGCGCGGCGGACGGCCGGGTTCCGTGAGGGTGGCGCCGACACCGGCGGCGCCCGCGTACATGCGGTCGCCCTCCGGTTGGTACACCACACCCAGCACCGGGCGACCGCGTTCGGCCAGTCCGATCAGCACCGAATACCCGGCGTCGCCCTGCGCGTACGCTTTCGAGCCATCGATCGGGTCGACGAACCAGATCCGTTCGTGGTCCGCGCGCGCCGGGGCGTCGGCGCCTTCCTCCGACACGATCCCGTCGTCCGGGAACGCATCGCGCAGTCGTGCGACGATCAGCCGCGACACGGCGAGGTCGGCGTCGGTGACCAGTTCGCCGTCCGGTTTGCGATCGACGGACACGCCTGCGGCGCGCATGCGGGCGGCCAGCGCGCCCGCCTCGCGCGCGATCGCGCGCGCGACATCCAGTTCGGCGGTTATTGCGCCACCTCCGCGACGCTGTTGGAGATCACGACACGGCCGTCCTGCGTGGTCGTCTGGATGACGTACCGGCCCGGCTCGACGCGCCAACCGCGGGTGGTGAGCGTGTCACCGGGCATGACGACGCCGGAAAACCGCGCGGCGAACGACCGGAATCGCGCGGGATCGCCGCCGCACGCCCGCTTGAGGATCGCGCGGCCGGCGAACCCGTAGGTGCACAAGCCGTGCAGGATCGGCCGATCGAACCCCGCCATCTTCGCCACCTGCGGCGACGCGTGCAGCGGATTGTAGTCGCCGGACAGACGGTACAGCAGCGCCTGCTCCGGGCTCGTCACCTCCGTGACCTCGAAGTCGGGCTCCGCCCCCTCCGGCGGGTCCGCCTTGAGCGCCTCCGGACCGCGGTCGCCGCCGAAGCCCCCTTCGCCGCGCACGAAGATCGAAAACACGTTCGTGAACAGCGGGTCGCCGGCCCGATCGCTGGTGTTGGCTTCGACCACGGCCAGCGCCCCCTTGCCCTTGTCGTAGATGCCGGTCACGGTCGCGACGGTCGTCATTTCCCCCGCCGGAGGGATCGGGCGGTGGAGGATGACCTTCTGCTCGCCGTGGAGGACCTGCGTCGGGTTGGCGCCGAGCTTGCTGGTCACGCTCACGAGCGCGGTGAACGACGGCACGACCGCAAAGGTCGGCAGCACCTTCGGGCCGTTCATTTCGAACAAGAAGTCGAGTTCGTCGGCGGCTTTCGCCCCGACCCCGAGCGCGTACAAGATCGTGTCTTTCCAGCCGTACGTGAACGTCATCGGGTCGGACTGCACGCCGACTAGGTCCAGGTTGATCGCCATCGTGTCCTCCTCGCAGGCCGCATTATTGACCACAACCGGCGCGCGGCGCGCGGCGGTCGGAGACACAAATGTTCGCCGCCCCGGTCGGCGGTGCAAGCCGAACCGGAGATCTTCGGGCGCGATCGCCGGCTACGCGGACAGCAGTTGGCGCGCGATGTGCAGGATCTGGATTTCGTCGGTGCCGCCGCCGATTTGCAGCAGCTTGGCGTCGCGCATCAGCATTTCGACGCGGTACTCCCGCATGTAGCCGTTGCCGCCGAGCACCTGGATCGCCTCGAGCGCGCATTCGGTCGCCGCCCGCGCACAGTACAGCTTGCATGCGGACGCTTCGCCCGCCGACATCCGCTTGCCGTGCTTGGCCATCCACAGCTGCTTGAACATCAGATTGCCGACGTTCTCGAGGTGCATGTACATCCGCGCCAGCTTCTCCTGAATGAGCTGGTACTCGGCGATCGGCTTTCCCCACGTCCGGCGTTCTTTCGCGTACTCGACGCTCACTTCGAGGCAGCGCTCGATGATGCCGTAGCACATCGGCGCCATGCCGGTGCGTTCGCTGTGAAATACGTCCTTACCGCTGTCGCGGCCGATTTCGCGTTCCTTTTCGCCGAGCAGCTGATCCGCCGGCACGAAACAGTCCTCGAGAAAGATCTCGCCGGTGGGCGAGGCGTGCATGCCCATCTTGGCCATCGGCGGCGGTGTGGTGCATCCCGGCGCGCCGCGTTCGACGATGAACGCCTGGATCGGCCGGTCGCGCAGTGGCGTGCCGTCGCCGCGGTCGATCTTGGCGTAGACGACCAACACGTCGGCGTACGGCGCGTTCGTGATGAACGTCTTTTGTCCGTTGAGCACGTAGCCGCCGTCGACCGGGCGCGCGACCGTACGCATCGACCCGAACGCGTCGGAGCCGGCGCCCGGCTCGGTCATGCCCCACGCGCCGATCTTGTCGAACTTGAGGATCGGCAGGCCCCAGCGGCGCTTTTGTTCCCAGGTCCCCTTGTTCATGATCGCGCCCCCGGCCAGACCCATTGATGCGCCGAACGCCAGCATGAACCCGGGGCACACGCGCGACAGCTCGATGCTCAGCAGCGCGCTCATCGCCGGATCGGTACCGGCCAGTAGGCCGCCGCCGCTGCGCCCCGTCGCGCCGTCGCCGCCCGCGTCGCGTTTGCGCTCCGCCTCGGCGAACGCGGCGTCCACCATGTCGTCGATGCGGAACGCGCGGACGAAGTCTCGCATCAGCTCGTAGGGGGGCTCGCCGGCCTCGAGCGCATCGACCTTTGGCTCCAGCTTGTCGGTGCACCACCGGCGCACCATCTGGCGGATCATCTTGTGTTCTTCCGTGAACTCGAACATGCGTGTCCTCCGCTTGCGGCCGTTGGACCGTTGTGGCGCGACGGCTGCCGTCACACCGGCATGACGCCGCGCTTCTTGTGCGGGCGCTCGACGACCCGGGACCAACTCATCGCGATCGCCTCGCACAACACGCGACGCGTTTCGCGCGGGTCGATGACGTCGTCGATCAATCCCCAGCCGGCGACCTTGTAGATGTCAATGTGCTCCGCGATCGCGTCGACGATCCGTTTGCGCAGGTCGGGCGCCGGCGGCGCGTCGCCGAACAGCTTGGGCGCCGCGATTTCGACCATGCCCTCGGCGCCCATGACGCTGATCTCGGCGCCCGGCCACGCGACGATCAGATCCGGTTCGAATGCGCGGCCCGCCATCACGAAGTAGCCTGCGCCATAGCCCTTGCGCACGACGACGGTGAGCTTCGGCACCGTGGCGGCCGCCATCGCGTGCAGCATCTTGGCGCCGTGGCGGATGATCCCGCCGTGTTCGGCCTGGGAGCCCACCATGAACCCGGGCACGTCCATCAGGAATACGAGCGGCAGGTTGAACGCGTCGCAGATCTGGATGAAGCGAGCGGCCTTGTCGGCCGCGTCGCTGGTGAGGATGCCGCCGAGGTGGCGCGGGTTGTTGGCGACGACGCCGCACGGGTAGCCGCCGAGGCGGGCCAGGCAGGTGACGATCGATCGGGCCCAGGCCGGCTTGATGTCGAGCGTGATCCCGTGGTCGACGACCGCGCGGATGACCGCGACCATGTCGTACGGCGATCTGGGGTTGTCCGGCAGCACGTCCAACAGCGCGTCGTCGGCGCGGTCGATCGGGTCGTCGCACGGAACCACCGGCGGCTTGAGCCCGCTGTGCTGCGGCATGTACGACAGGTACTCCTTGACGAGTTCGATGCATGCCTCGTCGCTGTCCACCTCGACGTCGGCGACGCCGGATACGCTGGTGTGGACGCGCGAGCCGCCGAGTTCCTGCGCGGAGACCTCCTGGCCGGTGGCGGCGCGCACCAGCGGCGGCCCCGCCAGCGCCATCGACGACCGCTCGCGGACCATCGGCACGAAGTCCGCCAGGCCGGGGATGTACGCGGTGCCGGCGGCGCCCGGCCCCACCATCGCCGCGACCTGCGGCACGACCCCGCTCATGACGACCTGCTCGCGGAACAGGGCGCCGGCGCCGGCAAACAGGGACAGCGTATCGCCATGGTGCCCGGCCTTCGGGTCGATGCGCGCGCCGGCCGAGTCGACGAGCCACACCATCGGCATGCGGCAGCGTAGCGCCAACTCGCGCAGCCGCGTCACCTTCACCTCGCCGATCGGTCCGATCGAGCCGCCCTTGACCGTGAAGTCGTAGGCGGCGGCCGCCACGTGCCGGCCGCGCACCTTGCCCCAGCCGCACACGACCGCGTCGGCCGGGACCGGTTCGGCGCCGGGGCCCATCGGCCGCCCGTGCAATCCGATCTCGAAGAACGCGCCGCCGTCGAATAGCAGCGCGAGGCGTTCGCGCGCGGTGAGCTTGCCGCGGGCGTGTTGCTTGGCGATTTTTGCGGGGCCGCCCATCGCCCGCGCCGCCGCGCGCCGGCGCTCGAGTTCCTCCACCCGCTCGCGCATCTTGGACATCGCGTCGCTCAGAAATTGCCGCCGCCGTCCGGCCACAAAATGGCGCGTGCGTCCTCGACCGTGGCCACCTCGCGGCCGGAGAGCTTGACGAGTTCGACTGCCTGGTCGACGAGTTCGCCGTTGGACTGCGCCATCCGTCCGTCGGGCAGATAGAAGTTGTCCTCGAGCCCAACCCGGATGTCCCCGCCGAGGCTCAGCGCCGCCATGCACAAGCGCCACTGGTCGCGTGAGATGCCGATGACCTTCCACCGCGAGCCCGGAGGAACGTTGGACGCCTGGAACGCGAGGTGGCGCGCGGTCGCCGGAATGCCGCCGAGCACGCCCATGATGAACGAGAAGTGATACGGCCGGTCGAGCAAGCCGAGGTCTTCGAGCACGGTGTACGAGTGCGTGTGGCCGGTGTCGAAGCACTCCATCTCCGGCTTGGCGCCGCAGGCGCGGATCTTCTCCGCGAACGCAATGATGTCGGCGAAGTCGTTCTGGAATACGAACTTGAACGCGAACCCTTTGTCGCGCCCGCGCCACTTCGCGTAGTTCATCGACCCCATGTTGAGCGCCGCGATGTGCGGGCGCAGTTCGAGGTGGCTGATGCGGTTTTGCATCGGGCCTGCCCCGCCGGTGGACCAGTTGATCAACACCGGGCAGCGTCGCGTCGTTTCCTCCATGATGCGCGCGAACACGTCCTTGTCCCACGTCGGCGCGCCGTCGTCGGTGCGCGCGTGAATGTGGACGATCGCCGCCCCCGCGTCGTAGGCGCGTTTCGCCTCCTCGGCGATCTCGACCGGCGTGTACGGGATGGCCGGGCAGTGCCGCTTCGTCGTGACCGCGCCGGTGAGCGCACACGAGATGATGACCTTGTCCTCCAGACTCATCGGATGTCTCCTCACCGGCTGGTGGCCGGTCGATCGATGGCGGGTCGCTCCGCGTCCGCCTGGTCCGCCGCTGCCACGGCCGCCTCGACGTGGGCGGCGACCTTGTTGAGCAACTTGACGAGTTGCCGTTGTTCCGCCGGCGACAGCGACTCGAGCGCATTGCGAAGCAGGTCCCACGGCGCCACGTCGATCCGCGCGGCGATGTCGCGGCCCTTCGGCGTGAGCTTGATGCGCCACACGCGGCGGTCTTCCGCGCTCTGTTCGCGTACGACGAGATCCGCCGCCACCATGCGGTCGACGATGCCTGTGACCGTCGAGTTCTGCGCGGCCATCCG
Coding sequences within:
- the tldD gene encoding metalloprotease TldD (responsible for the proteolytic maturation of the E. coli pMccB17 plasmid-encoded microcin B17, an exported protein that targets the essential topoisomerase II DNA gyrase; degrades the E. coli plasmid F-encoded CcdA) encodes the protein MTEPALRTTLPRAPFSPGGDHEIDARIAEKLLAIALRDGGDYADLYFEYRIGADYVLEDERIKTVGRGVSVGLGVRVVKGDATGYAYTEDLSFDRMAQAARTAGQIAAGGGSHRTFRIEAFAVPNRYSVQSLSLEAPPADKLALLRAADRAARAYDPRIVKVDVSFVEQLKEILVVTSDGRMTRDVLPMVRFGVHTVAEEGSKRQSGRSGGGGRYGLEYFDAPNHTPEWHGREAARIAIAMLDARDAPAGEFEVVLGPADSGILLHEAVGHGLEADFNRKKTSNYSDAIGQQVASPLCTVVDDGTIDHARGSINVDDEGNASRSNVLIENGVLVGYMHDRISARHFGVDPTGNGRRQSFRHMPLPRMTNTSLLPGEHSPEEILRSVKFGVYAKRFSGGQVNISNGDFVFSLTEGYLIEDGRLTAPLKGVNLIGNGPDALRKVTMVGNDYELSDGMWTCGKDGQSVPVGVGTPTVKISKITVGGTQTG
- a CDS encoding TldD/PmbA family protein — protein: MTTRRRTPRRDLTAELSDIAQRVVDLARRAGADDAEVLVRDGAELTVKVRLGEPELVQQAGSRALGLRVFKDRRAATTYTSDLRPDALAAFTRDTVALAELSEPDDLNRLPDPGELARDVPDLELFDPSATAIDAAEALRRAKAAEKAAFAYDRRVTNSDGATWSRNVGAVAFATSGGFCGAYRGSYASLYVEPVCDDEGGKKRNGYWWTASRFVAQLDDPEYVGTVAAQRTVAQLGARKVDTCEVPVVFEPEAGRAIPGLLFSVANGAAFYRKASYLIGREGTPVASPLVTIVDDPLIPRAPGSRPFDGDGLPTRRNTIVRDGVLDTVLCDVYSARKLGRASTGSAGRGVGGNPAPTTSNLILCAGEGDRDTIVAATDRGLYVTSMMGFGFNPVTGDFSRGAAGFWIEGGEIAFPVAEVTISANFDDLLRRIDRVGADVDTRSSTQVPTFRVSHMTVAGK
- a CDS encoding 3'(2'),5'-bisphosphate nucleotidase CysQ, with protein sequence MARRAGPVRHPDDHAGRPCRDLQQRRGGGAITAELDVARAIAREAGALAARMRAAGVSVDRKPDGELVTDADLAVSRLIVARLRDAFPDDGIVSEEGADAPARADHERIWFVDPIDGSKAYAQGDAGYSVLIGLAERGRPVLGVVYQPEGDRMYAGAAGVGATLTEPGRPPRPLVCSTVADVAQVRTTGPRFGSLALRLVQIAADLRDAFVYLAPRAKTWDTCAPEAIVRLAGGRFSDPLGRPLRYSPDQDAHALGFIASNGVAHDALLARLAPLSGSR
- a CDS encoding 3-alpha,7-alpha,12-alpha-trihydroxy-5-beta-cholest-24-enoyl-CoA hydratase → MAINLDLVGVQSDPMTFTYGWKDTILYALGVGAKAADELDFLFEMNGPKVLPTFAVVPSFTALVSVTSKLGANPTQVLHGEQKVILHRPIPPAGEMTTVATVTGIYDKGKGALAVVEANTSDRAGDPLFTNVFSIFVRGEGGFGGDRGPEALKADPPEGAEPDFEVTEVTSPEQALLYRLSGDYNPLHASPQVAKMAGFDRPILHGLCTYGFAGRAILKRACGGDPARFRSFAARFSGVVMPGDTLTTRGWRVEPGRYVIQTTTQDGRVVISNSVAEVAQ
- a CDS encoding acyl-CoA dehydrogenase; translated protein: MFEFTEEHKMIRQMVRRWCTDKLEPKVDALEAGEPPYELMRDFVRAFRIDDMVDAAFAEAERKRDAGGDGATGRSGGGLLAGTDPAMSALLSIELSRVCPGFMLAFGASMGLAGGAIMNKGTWEQKRRWGLPILKFDKIGAWGMTEPGAGSDAFGSMRTVARPVDGGYVLNGQKTFITNAPYADVLVVYAKIDRGDGTPLRDRPIQAFIVERGAPGCTTPPPMAKMGMHASPTGEIFLEDCFVPADQLLGEKEREIGRDSGKDVFHSERTGMAPMCYGIIERCLEVSVEYAKERRTWGKPIAEYQLIQEKLARMYMHLENVGNLMFKQLWMAKHGKRMSAGEASACKLYCARAATECALEAIQVLGGNGYMREYRVEMLMRDAKLLQIGGGTDEIQILHIARQLLSA
- a CDS encoding acyl-CoA carboxylase subunit beta, with amino-acid sequence MRERVEELERRRAAARAMGGPAKIAKQHARGKLTARERLALLFDGGAFFEIGLHGRPMGPGAEPVPADAVVCGWGKVRGRHVAAAAYDFTVKGGSIGPIGEVKVTRLRELALRCRMPMVWLVDSAGARIDPKAGHHGDTLSLFAGAGALFREQVVMSGVVPQVAAMVGPGAAGTAYIPGLADFVPMVRERSSMALAGPPLVRAATGQEVSAQELGGSRVHTSVSGVADVEVDSDEACIELVKEYLSYMPQHSGLKPPVVPCDDPIDRADDALLDVLPDNPRSPYDMVAVIRAVVDHGITLDIKPAWARSIVTCLARLGGYPCGVVANNPRHLGGILTSDAADKAARFIQICDAFNLPLVFLMDVPGFMVGSQAEHGGIIRHGAKMLHAMAAATVPKLTVVVRKGYGAGYFVMAGRAFEPDLIVAWPGAEISVMGAEGMVEIAAPKLFGDAPPAPDLRKRIVDAIAEHIDIYKVAGWGLIDDVIDPRETRRVLCEAIAMSWSRVVERPHKKRGVMPV
- a CDS encoding 3-keto-5-aminohexanoate cleavage protein, which produces MSLEDKVIISCALTGAVTTKRHCPAIPYTPVEIAEEAKRAYDAGAAIVHIHARTDDGAPTWDKDVFARIMEETTRRCPVLINWSTGGAGPMQNRISHLELRPHIAALNMGSMNYAKWRGRDKGFAFKFVFQNDFADIIAFAEKIRACGAKPEMECFDTGHTHSYTVLEDLGLLDRPYHFSFIMGVLGGIPATARHLAFQASNVPPGSRWKVIGISRDQWRLCMAALSLGGDIRVGLEDNFYLPDGRMAQSNGELVDQAVELVKLSGREVATVEDARAILWPDGGGNF
- a CDS encoding MarR family transcriptional regulator; the encoded protein is MSRRQRHPDAIGFIVETAIYLQAESRRLAKEQCARHGITATQLNVLKLLAEIGDLSLSELSRRMAAQNSTVTGIVDRMVAADLVVREQSAEDRRVWRIKLTPKGRDIAARIDVAPWDLLRNALESLSPAEQRQLVKLLNKVAAHVEAAVAAADQADAERPAIDRPATSR